Proteins found in one Oceaniferula flava genomic segment:
- the rplA gene encoding 50S ribosomal protein L1 — MSKKSKRYQKAAELVDIDKQYGLEDAVGLIKKFPAPKFDPTVTLSFKLGVDPRKSDQMVRGSVALPHGTGKQVKVVVFATGDAAKAAEAAGADEVGMEDLIKKVQEGFTDFDAAIATPDAMLEVRKIARVLGPRGLMPNPKTGTVTEDTAAAVNAVKAGRIDYKLDKNGNIAAAVGKASFSEAQLTENTNALLDSVVKAKPASAKGNYIENVTLSASMCPGVALDSSLYAIN; from the coding sequence ATGAGCAAAAAAAGCAAACGCTACCAGAAGGCGGCTGAACTTGTCGATATCGACAAGCAATACGGCCTCGAAGACGCAGTGGGACTGATCAAGAAGTTCCCTGCACCCAAGTTTGACCCCACCGTCACTCTTTCTTTCAAACTCGGCGTCGATCCTCGTAAGAGTGATCAGATGGTCCGTGGCTCCGTTGCCCTGCCACACGGCACCGGTAAGCAAGTCAAGGTCGTCGTATTCGCCACCGGTGATGCCGCCAAGGCCGCTGAAGCCGCAGGTGCTGACGAAGTCGGCATGGAAGATCTGATCAAGAAAGTGCAAGAAGGCTTCACCGATTTCGATGCTGCCATCGCCACTCCAGATGCCATGCTCGAAGTTCGTAAGATCGCCCGTGTTCTCGGACCACGCGGTCTGATGCCTAACCCGAAAACAGGCACCGTCACCGAAGACACCGCTGCCGCAGTGAATGCTGTGAAAGCTGGTCGCATCGACTACAAACTCGACAAAAACGGCAACATCGCCGCGGCTGTCGGTAAAGCATCCTTCAGCGAAGCTCAACTGACCGAAAACACCAACGCTCTCCTCGACAGCGTGGTGAAGGCCAAGCCTGCTTCTGCCAAAGGTAACTACATCGAAAACGTCACCCTTTCCGCCAGCATGTGCCCGGGTGTGGCTCTCGATTCCTCCCTCTACGCAATCAACTAA
- the rplJ gene encoding 50S ribosomal protein L10: MNPDKKYIIDELFERVDNSPFVLVVDYTGMTVPEFDELRTRLSENGSECHVAKNSYMRKALENANLPDISDQLLGQTAFVTGESDVCGAAKTLKNFVKEFNRPEVKTGILDGDVLEPAQITALADLPSREVLLGQLLAVINAPATQLARVLNEPATSLARVIQAKHSED; the protein is encoded by the coding sequence ATGAATCCTGATAAAAAATACATCATCGATGAGCTCTTCGAGCGCGTTGACAATTCCCCGTTCGTCCTCGTGGTTGATTACACCGGCATGACCGTGCCTGAGTTCGATGAACTTCGCACCCGTCTTTCCGAAAACGGCTCTGAGTGCCATGTTGCAAAAAACAGCTACATGCGCAAAGCTCTCGAGAACGCCAACCTTCCCGACATCAGCGATCAGCTGCTCGGCCAAACAGCCTTCGTCACCGGTGAATCCGATGTCTGCGGCGCGGCCAAGACTCTGAAGAACTTCGTCAAGGAGTTCAACCGCCCTGAAGTCAAGACCGGCATCCTCGACGGCGACGTCCTTGAGCCAGCTCAAATCACTGCCCTTGCCGACCTTCCATCACGCGAAGTCCTGCTTGGTCAACTTCTCGCAGTTATCAACGCACCGGCTACCCAGCTGGCCCGCGTGCTCAACGAGCCTGCTACATCGCTGGCCCGTGTTATCCAAGCGAAACACAGCGAGGACTAA
- the rplL gene encoding 50S ribosomal protein L7/L12: MADLSKLAEELGKLTVLEAAELVKSLEEEWGVSAAAPAAVAVAAGGGDAGAPAEEKTEFDVVLAEAGGNKIAVIKAVREVASGLGLADAKKLVESAPTPVLEAASKEDAEAAKAKLEEAGAKIELK, translated from the coding sequence ATGGCTGACTTATCAAAACTAGCTGAAGAACTGGGCAAACTCACCGTGCTTGAAGCCGCTGAGCTTGTAAAATCCCTCGAAGAAGAGTGGGGCGTTTCCGCCGCCGCTCCTGCTGCAGTTGCAGTTGCCGCCGGTGGTGGTGATGCAGGTGCTCCAGCCGAGGAAAAAACTGAATTCGACGTCGTGCTTGCTGAAGCCGGTGGTAACAAGATCGCTGTCATTAAGGCAGTGCGCGAAGTTGCTAGCGGACTCGGACTTGCAGATGCCAAGAAGCTCGTCGAGAGTGCTCCCACTCCCGTGCTTGAAGCCGCATCGAAAGAAGACGCTGAAGCAGCTAAGGCCAAGCTTGAAGAAGCTGGTGCCAAGATTGAGCTCAAGTAG